Within Pungitius pungitius chromosome 18, fPunPun2.1, whole genome shotgun sequence, the genomic segment gtcagaAATGGAACATTTGCAGAAGTTAATGCAGCAACTTCAGCGAGTCCTTAATGTTACCGAGGATAAAGCAACTGTTTCACTAAAATATCTGACCATGTGTTTCTAGTGCACATCATTTAGCTCAGAGGGGCACTAAGGGACTGAGGGAAAATAGGACTCTTTAGATTTAGTTTAAGCAATGTTTCACTTACTACTAAAACATGTTTAAGATGCAGAGATAGTTGAAATGGTCGGTGCATGAAGCTACAAATGTTAAACGAAGTAAAATGTTGCTCTAAActtaatttaaatgtataacAACGTATCAAACTTGAGAAAATATGCaggtaataataacaatgaagaTCTTTCAGGTCTGTATAATAATCAGAATTGATACCAAACAGAGAGGAAtctgttatttttcttatttttttttaaaacaatgattAATAAAATAAGGACCACAGCCCTACTGCAGGGAAGGTCTTTTGATTGTATGGTTTGTGTTCCAGCaatagagctattttttttcataGCTATGAGATTTTGTTGTGGATGactgtcagtgttaaatcattCAGAGCCGGGGCCTGGGAAGTATTCAAAGACATTAAGGGCTGAGACCcctgaggtacacacacaccctctgacTGAACTCACGTTTTGCCTCCCACGTCAACTTCTCTCTGATGATACGAACCAAAGTAATGTCAGATATCAATCAATCAGAAATAATTCTAAAAATGCCCCTGCCTGGAAGTGTCGAATCTGAGATTCTTCACTGGGTGTTTGATTGTCCTGCTTTATAATCTGAGCCTCTATCAGATCATCAGGTGAGGAGCCATGGGCCAGTTCTCACTGTGGTCCAACAGGGGGCGATCTTTAGTTATCAAAACACTGAATCTTTCATTGTAATACAATACAATGTGGAGGTTGACACACCACAGGTATAGTGTGTTTGAAGACGATTATTATTTGATATGAAACCTACAGATTTAGGGTTGATATGCGATAACACAGATGATGAAAAGGTGATGACAGTGTTGGTGTGATGTCTTTTTATTCGTCCTCTGTTGACTGCTGTACAGGAATGCTCTGATACTCCTGCTTTTTATAATAGGACTGTGTGAGGTGAACGCGAAAAgcaagaaaaatgtttcaggattgatctcactttttttttttacaaactgtaaaaagcaattcactgttttgtttttttcgaaTAAAATAATTGCTTGTGTGAAAGAGTTACGTTTtattcttaaaaacaaaaactgttttACCGCTatctttttatctgtttttatgACTCATAATCATCAAATCCCATGAGACCTAAACCAAAAATTAAGTGATTCTGATAAAGTCGGACACTgcttctgttatttttttattggaaaCACATTAATGTGCCACAATGTTGCAGCTGACGACATAAACATATTTACAgtgaaaacacatgaaatgtaTAGCcagataaaaaaatgtttgttgtgTTAGAAAAGACACCACCACTGAATTCCCTTcaatgtacatgtatgtattaGCAATACATAGGTCAGAATTGATGGTGTAAAACGTTTTATCTTGGTTTGCAATGCACACAAGTAACCAATAGGAGGCACCATTCCACTATCAAACCCAGATGGagccttctctcacacacagttaTCCCGAGAGCCGACTGCTATTATCAACATCCTGGTCCCTGGTCCAATTTAGGTGTctgtgtcctgctcagggaaaacaacaacatctttgTCAGTCCACTAGACCACTTCTTGAAATCttgcaccctgctggtcacttaAACTCTTCCATCTGTGTTAAAAATCACATGCATTTCAATCTGAAACTCAtctcatgttaaaaaaaaaaaagccctgccATGGAACGAGCAGACGTTATGTGCGGAGCATCACACATTGTTTTGCAGACAAACCCATGGTGATGGCAATGGGAGACAGACAAAGACAGATGcactgtgtgtgcacgtgtgtgtgtgcgtgtatcaGTGAATATGTGAGCTGGTCCGTATGTATTGGATTTTTGTGTtgcagttttccttttttctgtaaccttgtgtgtatgtgtgcacaacACAGATGTTGCAGAAATACTGCTCTCGCTGCTGACTCCCCCCAGGAAGGAGGCGGCGGTGCAGCCTGGCAGCTGCTATGCAGAAGGGTTGGGCCCCAGTTTATTCCAGGTGAAAGATtacacggcaaaaaaaaaatcaaagtagTATTGCTGCACTTGTGACATTAACAAAGCTGCGATGTAGAACAGAAAGTGCAGTAAAATCAGGCCGAATAGAACAGAATGGGATGCCATATGATCTGCTACAATAGAAAATGATCCTTCGCTCTGCTCTTTGTCTCCCCTTTCCATACAGTTCCATAGGCGTAACATGTCATTGATGTAATCTCTAAGAGGATTCTCTCTGCTTGGTATCATGGTACATGTTAATTTCAGCTCTTTATGTCCCTTATTGAAACAGAACCGTGATCTCCCAGGCCTGCCAGCCAACCAACCAGCCAGCCAACCGTCATCAATTCACCCCTAATCTCTCCCCCCAGCCCTTTTATAGCTAATCCATTGTGTGGGTCATTGTCATCTGGTCATGTGTGACCCTGGCTGCACTATAGCTGGTGCATTGCAGCATAGCGTTGACTTTTGACGTCCATCTGCAGGAAGATATGGAACGTTATAATCGAGAAATGTCTCAAATCATATCGAACTTTGAGTTTTAGAGGCTGAGTTCAGGTGGGATAAAGGTTGGAGACTAGTGATCTAGTGAGGCTAGTGAGGTTAGTGAGCCTGTCATGCAAAGGGTACCACAAGACTCAAGAATCAGAATCAAATACAGGTCTGATTAAAAATAATCTGATGGACCTCATGAATCAGGgattaaatcatgttttttaGATAAATCGTGATTAAATGTGCATATGAATGTGAACATTGCACGATCCTTTTAACAAGGGGTTGTGTTTTCAAGTTTTACAAAGAACGCATCACAGACATGAGCTTGTCCCTGAGATCGGTTAACAGTTGCATTGCCTCGTTTTTAGCTGAATTTACAATATTAGAATATCTTTAGAtacttttcatttaatatttaaattaaacataacaATGTTTTGTGCACTcctttcaaatacatttaaagactCATTATTGGTCACCTCATACTGAGATGAAGAAAGCACGAGAAGTCCATCACAGTACAAAAGAGGCACCGCATGCTAACCACAGCTTTACGTGCACCTCAAGGCAGCTCAGCAAATGTGACGTGACAGCCAGTGATGATCATTCCTGGATAGCTCATGAACTTTACAGCCCTACCAATctcacccaccccccacctTCTGCCTCTTTGCACCCCTCTTATTGCACTCCATGACTGTATGCACCTTATCACAGGACGAGAGACTGCAGCCACTAACAGCATCATGTCTTCATCATCTTTCTCGACTTCGGGGCCTCCAGCATCAGAGGACCCCCTTGTTTTCCCGCCTGCCACCCCACCTTCGCCTCACTCCTCTCTCACCCCTGCCCGGCCCCTGGTCGATCCGTCTATCTGCCCCTGCACTGACTCCTCATTACCACATGAATGAAGACAGGGAAGGGCCTGCTAAGGCTTGGACGCCAACAGAAGGCAGCGGATTTGCAATTCAAACCCCTGACCGACCttctcccaccccccacctcatCCTCCCAGTTCTGTATACCCGGACTGGAACTGTCACCAGTATGATTGAGGATGCATgcaaaaagggagagagggatagagagagagacagatgcgCCTTCACACACTCATGTTAGGCCTCTGGACACTTTACTATTAACATACACAATGCAAATAGATGCAGACATGCACATGCACGAGgcacgtgagagagagagttctgCATACCAATGAGTTTCCAATATATTGATTTTATAAATTAACATTAAGTTCAAGGGAATACCAGTTCATAAATGGCCCCCGATACACAGAATCAGTTACACTGATAGTTAGTTTTCCCAGAGTACAAACTAAACACAGAGAAGCAGCATGTAATGTGTGTAATGTTATATAACTGTCCTTAACACTTAAATTTACTTTACTTTCTTCTATTTTTCCATTTCAACAATATTGAATTCTGAAGTTCAAAGACGAAAAACGTGTGTTATGAACAAAACTGTCCACATTGCCTTTATCTTCAAGTTCAAAAAGGGTAAGTGTacaaattgaaatattttcaataaAGTAACAAAACAATTATCTTTCATTcagaacattacattacattattttatgTTGTCCATTGAGCATGCTTTTGCAATTCTGTCTTTTATTATGTTTACGCAATTAAAGAAATAGGtggaacatttaaatataaatataatatgtcTATTTACAAAATACGATTATTGTAAAAAGATTttgccattttttcttttctttttaaaacaaagtaagttTATAAAGTAGACTTATAAAGACGATAATTGGCCATGATGCATATAAAGTGTTTCAAATTGATAAAGTCCAGTGTTTTATTTGTCCTACATATTGATGGTAAGATCGCATCCGCGACGTCACTTCCGGATTCCCCTCCCCACTACTTCCTGCATGTGCCTTCAATATGGCAGCGCCCTTAGCGATTCACCTGGAGTTTGGGTAGGCGAATATCAAACTCTTTACGATAATACAGTTCGCGATGTTGTCGCTCAGTGATGCGTTGTGAGGGAAGAGCTCTGTATCAGTTTGCTTTCGCACCGTCCGCGAAATTAAGTATTAAGTATAACAGTTAGCCGTCTGCTAgttttcagtttgtttattAAATATTCACCATCACGACTTTGCGTTTCCTCTGTACATGGGCAGACGTAGAGAGACGTTGTGTGTTGACATGAAACtgaccacagaaaaaaaaaacactcgcgTGACGAAACTCCGCAAACAGAGCTGAACAGAGGTGCCCGGAGACGAGGTTTAACGTCCTCTGTCCCCGCGTCGCGTCGCGCTGCGCAGCCTGTACAACGATCCACGCTGCGCACATTGCTCTGCTCCTGGTCCCTTTGGCTTGTGAGGAATTTCTCAATATATTCTATGTATCCATCcggcaaaagaaaattaaaaccAGCACCCATCAACAAATGGACCCTGCAGCCTCGAGTCAGACCTGCTTCAACACAACGAGGGCTTTGGGCTTGATGTGTGCGTGACCTCTGTGAGAGGTGTCTTACTTTAGGGTTCTCAATAAAGTATAAAGTCCAGAATTGAAAAGTTAGTTAATACGTTATATATTTAAAGTATATTTTACAGGTCCTTTATTATTACATGGGACCATAGGGATGCAATATCCTATACAAATCTGTCATAAAGCTTCCCTGAGCAATAATTTGCATCTTTTCCACAATGTCTTAATACAGTCAGGTACAAAAAtaacaactaaaaaaaatggCGCTCTAGCAAATGTTTGACAGTGGATGAATGTGTATAGTAATATAAAACAGGGATAAACCCTGCAGGGTGTTTGAACACTTACATTCGTGTTTGTATTTAACAGcaactgtgtttttgttttccagtaCTCTCATCTTAGCTTCCCTCATGACACGTCTTATGTCTTATTGGCCAAcctccctcttttttcttttttgtctagTGGTGGAGCAGAGCTGCTTTTCAATGGTGTAAAGGAACATCATGTGGATCTTCCAAGCCAATCGGAACCTTGTGAGTGACACCTGTGTATAGTCAGCGTCATTGTGAAACtgtgacatttttgaaaaagcttttcctaaaaaaaatgctgtgtttACGGTGTAAGAAACTGTTGTGGGTCCATTTCAGATAGCTGCACCTCTGGTAGAGACGTGTACCATTGAGCTTTTGGGGTTAGAATTTCCACTTTAAAGTCCCGActatctttgttttatttgtcctGCGGTTTTGATTTTCTACCACGGTTTTTGAATTAATGCAGCCctggaatgatgatgatgatgttaaaAGAACTGAATTGAATTAGAACTAGTGTAATTAAGGGGGAAGTCTATACTGTTTTCTATTGGTTGCAATAGAGCAGTTGGCCAACAGGTTTTTTAGGGCGGTTTTGGATCATTTTCATAAAAGCTTTCCTACCTCAGGGTCCAAATttattggattttattttgctttgggATTCAGGCTCTTTCCAATATGGGTCTCTAACACATGGAGGAGTCGAGGGAAAAATCTGCCTGCAGCCCAATTTTATTTCCCGATCCCTGCTCAGGATCCGGGTCATTGACAAAATGAGGGGGATGTGATTGGAAGATGCCTAGAGGTTGAaacggtgcgtgtgtgtgtgtgtgtgtgtgtgtgtgtgtgtgtgtgtgttagttacaGAGAATGTGAACAAATGagagaaatatttttctttGGTATTTAACTAAACAAAGGGTGATCCTTGGTGCTGATGTTACTGTGacaacagaaagacaaaagttgaccagtgtgtgtgtgtgtgtgtgtgtgtgtgtgtgtgtgtgtgtgtgtgtgtgtgtgtgtgtgtgtgtgtgtgtgtgtgtgtgtgtgtgtgagagatggagGGGTTTGCCATGTTGTGCACAGTTCTTAATTGCAACTTCACAGGATTTTGACATAACCTTTCTCGGGCGAATTGGCTCATTAGGATTTTTTCTGAACTAGTTGTGAGTCTGGCAGGTTTGCTGATCCTGAAAATCTTTTCCCAAACTCATTTTGTCTcatgcgtgggtgtgtgtgtgtgtgcgtgcgtgtggccGTGCCTGTTAGTACAGAAGGAGTGAAGGCAGATATAATTGGTTCTGAATCCTTCGTATTTCTCTTTGACCCCAGCCAGTGATTGATGACCCTCAACTGAAAGAACCCCCCTACACATCCAGCgtccccctcatccccccctctctctcttacgcacacgcacacacacacacacacacacacacacacaacaaaaaaaacctaaagaCCCCACCATGTTTTTCCCCTTGCATCAGCAGAAAgatggatgccccccccccctcacatgaCAGTCATAATTGTACAAAGACCAAAAGAACGGCGACTACGGGTTTGAATCGCCATCAAAATGGCGccttttccctcccccccctgtgtgtctcCTCTCTACTGACGCAACGCCGCTATCCCAAGATGCTTCAGGAGCCTGTGATGCATTTTTCCTCTTAACCCTCattttccctcccccctctacCTGCACCCCAAGGTGCTTTTTGAAAACAACTACGTCTCTCAATGTCATTGTTCTTGCCAGTCACCTCTTATTTCTTTATGTTctcttgaggttttttttcaaaCCGTCCATTTGCTGTATGATGATGTGAATTGGTTGCCCTATGTATGACCTTTTTTGCCTTTTACCACAAAGCCATTAAAAGGACAGTGCCTGACGACTGTTtctgttataaaaaaaaaaagctttctgaATTACTATCGATCCGTGTATCGAGCAACGGCAACCTATTTATTTTCTATGCGCAACTTTTAACATGTTTGCTCGTGTGTCCAGGGAgtggaatacaaataaaagctgAAGAAGGACGAGAGCAGGTTTTATGAGCTTTAcgagagagggtgtgtgtgagactgagagcgagggagagcaAATGAAAAAGGGAACGGGCGAGAGGATGAAAGGGCGAATAAGAGGTAATGGTGGGGAAAAATGACCGGGGTTAAAATGTAGAGAGGGAGCCAAAAAAGAGTCACCACAAAGAAGGAGTTATGACTGCAGTAGTGATTAGTTCTGTTTTTAGCCCTGCAGAGGTGCAGGTCAATTTTCACTGCtctattttgtgtgtgcgtgttttgcaGGGAGAAgtagttgtcttttatttttattttttatggagGCCTGGAACCGTAGAAAAGGATCTCTATTATTATACTACTGAGCTGGCTGACAGCACTGCAATTAACCTCAGCACCACTCAAACGGGCTGCaagacacactgacacacacacacacaccgtatacATCAAATATCATCCATATTACTAAACTGCACTCATTACTGACGAGGCAGGAGTTTCTATAAATACTTTTTGTCACAAGCTAAACTCTACAGCTGGCATTCGATATTTATTTCATAACTTTGTGGAAtgtgtttttatctttattttttttgcatcttgTGGTTATTTGTATGAAAGGTTTCATCAGTAAGCACTGCAATATCTGTCATTCTATGGATGAATAAATCCACATTTTTGTGATGTGGGTGGTTTATAACCACTGCGTCAGCTGGTATTCGGGTGGATTTTAGGCTCCAAATAATTTTAGATCTGCACAAAAGGTATGAATGTACCTTTCACCTGAcattgtcatatatatatatatatatatataatcagaaTTTAGCCCCACTTGTGACATCATCCTCTTATTTTCCCCTGCAGCAAACACAATGTGAGAACCGACGTGCGATTGTGGCTCTGCGTTTAAACCCCTGAATCCGGCCGCGGCTGGAGCGCGCTCCTCACACCTGGTCCTCTTCCCTCGTATCCCAGTCATCTGCTGCTGCACTCTTAGTTTTCTTCACCTCTCTAGTAATGaatttgctctctctctctcttgcttctCTCTTGCTCATCGTATATTTCAGTTCCCTTTCCTCCGTTCTTCCTTTACTCGCCTCTTAAACAGGCCGAGGAGGCCAATACTACAGTGTCatagtgtgtgtgcgagagtaATACATAGCTACCAGAAATTGCGGCGTCGCTCTCCAATGTTGTCGCGAGGCGTCGTGCCCATGTGCCGTAAGAAGACAGCTGTGATCGTACACGCAGCACACtcagaaacaggaaatgtaCACATAAGATGAAGCGGGTTTGTTGCATTTTTGACTGGttttggttgtgtgtttgtatatgttatatatttgtaCAATATTCCACTGTTAAACATGCATATATTGAAGGAGACACAGTAAGCTTTCATGCAAACACACTAGAAGGCTCTAAGACCACCTTGAATCTCGATGGGAGAACAGTCATTACTCgtaaaatatattcattgttATAGTAGTTCTGTTGGGATTTATCCTGAAACCTCTCATTGTGTCTGTCGGTCCGGGTGGGGCTCAGGCTGTTGTTGAGACAAGGTCAATCTGATTGTTGAGGAGGTCAGACTCATTGAAAAATCAAGCACTGCTAATATTAGTGCATTATTAGTGCCAACAGTAGTGCATTTAATGATGGActcaagaaagaaaataactttttttaatgtgggattTTCTGATATTTTATCTGTCCTACATTGAAAAATCTTCACTAAGTGTGATGCTACAGATAAATATTATTGCATTTGTATTGTTTGGGAAGAAGAGGCTTTTGGAAAATATCTGACTTATTTTACCCTTATTttagccttcttttttttttttaaatgttgagctgtacatcattttttcatttctaatcTGTTCAGTTTTGTCTGGATctacacacacaaatcattcatttgatttctttctGGCCAAGGTGAACAATGTCGCTCCTGCCCAGTGACATCAGTCAACCATCCCCCCCACttccagtgccccccccccccccccaaccccctacCTCCCCCATACTCATTCTCTTATAAATatacatgcgcgcacacacacacacacacgcacacacacagagcttcgTCCCGCCTTGTGCTTCTGTCGCGTCACATCGACCAGGAGGCTGGAACTGTGCACCTTGACCTTTAACCgctgacctgtgacctctgtTGTCTGCCTGTGTATGGGctttgtgtctgggtgtgtgtgtgtgtgtgtgtgtgtgtgtgtgtgtgtgtgtgtgtgcgctttctAGGGGATGTGAAGCAGCTGCTGGTCTGGATCCAACGGAACCTGCTGAGGGAACGTCCCGAGCTCTTTGTCCAGGGAGattctgtgtgagtgtgtgcgcgcactcgacacacacacacacacacacacacttgcatctGCACAACAACATGACCCTTAACGTTATGTTATACGCCATCGGTGACAATATTATTCACGTCTGAATGtgactgtaatgtttgatgggAACGGCGATGTGAGAAGATGTGAGATGATGCGAATGAAGCTGAAGTCATTTGTGGGTCGAGGAGCTTTCCGAGGCCTTTTTATTCCTGCCGTTCAGAAATGCTGAAGGATGAAACGCTCTTCAGTTTCTGTGGTTTGTTCACACTCGTGTGTATGACTGTGTGTTGTGGGTCCAGGGCTCACTGCAGCCTTGTAGGACTTTTACAGCTGCCTTTGTGCAGGACTATTTATAGCAGCACCTAAGCAATGAATAGCAACAAAGCTGGCCTACCTATGAACCGCACttatctgatgtgtgtgtgtttaatgtcaaAGTGCACACTGCGCAAATTCTTCATTATCTTTGcaaatacataaatgtaaatCTATGGGTGTGTGATTAGctgaccactttttttttttttgttctttctcagCCGTGTTGAGCTCACTACATGTTTGTACTCACTTTGTCCTTTCTCACCGACGTCATAGAGCATGAGGGTGGTGGAGAGGAGCTTCTTTGAACCGCCTCAGGCTTTATCTCACCACCTACATTATCTAAGCAGCTTCCCCCCGTGGCTCTCAGAAATGACAAACACCAACCGATGTTAGCAAGACTGCACCTAGAGGCTGTTCCCTCTCCGCCTCCTTACCCCCGCTATCCTCCCCCAAAGGCTTTTGAGGCTTCACCTGTTCGTTGTTTTCCAGCTGCCTATAATTGTCAATGACAAATCTTTCTCTCTATCTCTATTTAtttagagaagaaagaaaaataaaatctaaatgaaatctATTTATACGAGATGATATTTTCTGCTCCTGTTAACCAGGAATCTTCAGAGTGTGGGATTAATAATACAAGTGCTTTAGGCATATTTGCAGTTTCAATACACATACAATTAATGACAATGACATATTTGTATGATCTATGTGAAGTATAACATGGAGATACCATGCTATAAATAGGCCACGGTGTGTCTTCAAACTGAATACTGGGGTCTATGCATTGGCCTGACTATTTTCTTTTGggtgacattttgtttgttataaaacaataaaaatacaaacatcttTTAGATTTACTTTACTTGCATATATTCATCAACAATCTTCTACAATGGTGTATTACTTTGATTATGACTGATTTAGACTGCTTGCAGATAAAATACTTCTGTGACCACCACTAAAAagttaactatttatttttcaaaatatgtaTACAACAATGCCATGCTCAATAAAGGGGAATAtttttctctgctctgctggtttatattttttatatatatatatatatgtgtgtgtgtgtgtgtgtgtgtgtgtgtgtcctattgGGAAATGTGTCTGACTCAAAATGCTGTGTTTTCCCACAGGAGACCTGGGATACTGGTGCTTATCAATGATGCTGACTGGGAGCTAATGGTGAGCACTGGGAGCCACGTTCACTGTCAGATggtggacagacagagagggagtgtatggggggggggggtccttgtaTAAACATGCTTTTTCTTTCAACCTATGCTGACTGATGTTTGCATTTTACTGTCGAGTTCACGTCACGCATACATTCCTCTCGTCGTGTTGTTAATGCAGGACTGTTTGCGTGTGGGGGACGCTCAGATTTCCTCTGAGTCAATGTTTCATGTAACGCGAAAGCAGCTGCGAGACAAGTTTGTCCTTGGCGTCTCGTATCCGAACACATATTTACATGCACACGTGGAGCGAACGCTTCAATTTGAATCCATTGATTCAATTACAGGACGCAACACAGgatgtaaatgaaatgaaaggttTGTCATTGATTGGACCCCTGCGGGAACACAGGAGCAATACGCACATCTGGATTAGTAAAGACGTACATATTTCTCCTTTGACTTGGAGAGGGGGTTGAATATTGACCGTGTTGTATGTTCTTGCAAACCTCAGGGGGAGCTGGACTACCAACTACAAGACCAAGACAacgttgtgtttatttctacTCTTCACGGGGGATAGCGAATGAACGAGGAATGCGCAGTGCAACACACCCTTCTTCCTCCACCACCTCTGCTCTCTTCactccctcccccaccaccacatctTAACAACACAACCACTCAATTGGTCGCTGTGGACTGCCACCACCGGCAGGTCGGACCGGGATCGATGCTCGGTCCAAGTTCAGAGAAGATTACCGAGAGAAACGGGGATTCTGGACCGAACAGGTGTGAAGGGCGCTGTATGAAGCTCTGGTTACTGGCCAGCTCCCAGGTGTGAGTGTAAATACCTGCCTTTGGTGTTTAGACTTCATCTCCTTATCTTAGGGTCTACAACCACCTTCAGCAATATGAGATGAAAGGTTGCACTTTGCTTAAAcaattagtattagtattacaaggggagggggtgtttatattataatatttgtcAATATTGCATATTCCTTCTGGATGtatatttttcatctgttttaTTTGTACTCCAAAAGCAAGTTGTTGGATGGTTCACATTGGGTTACATATTCCTGTTTCCATGTCCATGTCTATATCCATGTTTTATGGTTTGTTATACACTGTTAATTAAAATACTCGGACCAGGTTGGGGTTTTTTGATTGATGTGAATTGATTTTCCTCAAAATATGCTTTATTCTTACAATTGTTTGCTAATTTTcctctcaaaatgaaataagacattaaaagtttttttgttaaaaatatctgacttttgtatttttttttaacagttcgattcttttatttttatcttaataaacccatagctttagattacttaCCCGtggcattatattttattaaatgtctaTCTTATTCCTGCAATATTTTGTCTTGTCTGCTGTTATGCACCAACAGCCAAGTTAAAGTCCTTGTATGTCtgatattatggcaataaatgtttcctgatgcCTGAATTCAAATTAGTGAATTAATCCAGTTGAAAGCACATGGTGAAATAAGCATGAACAAGACATTTAATTCGTATTGTAGTATtgcaatatttaatatattttttgttataGTGATTTTCTACTGCTGCAGTTAACTgtcatcaattattattattattttatgacCACGTCACGTGTTTCTGCACTGCATGAactacagctctctctctctctctctctcgtgcgaTTTTGAGTGTAAAGGCTCCTCAGCACCCTGCGATGCACCCACAGGCCGATCCAAACGTTTTTCTCAATTAGGATTTCTCATCACGCTTCGATTATTCCTGCTGGTATCTTAAATCGGATCGATTTAATCCTATAGCTCTGTGATCACGCTGCAGTTTTAGGCTGATTAGACGAGACTTGTGGGAGATTTTACCCTCCTAC encodes:
- the urm1 gene encoding ubiquitin-related modifier 1, which gives rise to MAAPLAIHLEFGGGAELLFNGVKEHHVDLPSQSEPWDVKQLLVWIQRNLLRERPELFVQGDSVRPGILVLINDADWELMGELDYQLQDQDNVVFISTLHGG